A single Candidatus Methylomirabilota bacterium DNA region contains:
- a CDS encoding tetratricopeptide repeat protein produces the protein MATGKTSIRSFCCGLVLAGLLGLPAVGLPDGGGGGGGGSGSGGGDPFGSSTREDPDYTAAVKAIKAGDFSAASRLLEGVTTRDGQNADAYNWLAYAIRRGGDPERSIPLYEKALVLDPRHRGAHEYIGEAYLALDNLPKAREHLARLDKLCFFPCSEYRDLKEAVEAYEASGGKSKPAAAR, from the coding sequence ATGGCGACAGGGAAGACGTCGATCCGCTCGTTTTGCTGCGGCCTCGTCCTGGCCGGGCTGCTCGGTTTGCCGGCCGTCGGCCTTCCCGACGGTGGCGGCGGGGGTGGCGGCGGGAGTGGCAGCGGGGGAGGCGATCCCTTCGGCTCGAGCACTCGGGAGGATCCGGACTACACGGCCGCGGTCAAGGCCATCAAAGCCGGCGATTTCTCGGCCGCCAGCCGGCTCCTCGAGGGGGTCACCACCCGGGATGGCCAGAACGCGGACGCGTACAACTGGCTCGCCTACGCGATCCGGCGCGGCGGCGACCCGGAGCGGTCGATCCCGCTCTACGAGAAGGCGCTGGTGCTCGATCCCCGGCACCGGGGCGCCCACGAGTACATCGGCGAGGCCTACCTCGCGCTCGACAACTTGCCCAAGGCGAGGGAACACCTGGCCCGGCTCGACAAGCTCTGCTTCTTCCCGTGTTCCGAGTACCGAGACCTCAAGGAGGCCGTGGAGGCTTACGAGGCGAGCGGGGGCAAGAGCAAGCCGGCTGCCGCCCGCTGA
- a CDS encoding ABC transporter permease encodes MARQPLGAAGALVVLGLLAVAVWAPRLAPHGPKDAAFAPYLPPSAEFLMGTDQVGRDVLSRVIWGARLSLYVGLASVVFGVTLGSLWGVVTAYFGGFADTGSQRVVDSLMALPPIILALSLMAALGQSVNNVILALAILLTPTAARTLRAVALGVGASPFIEAAQAAGCSHWRIIARHLIPNCLASYIVLMSTNVSYAIVVEASLSFIGAGAPPDEPSWGGMLTAGIQALETAPWMVFFPGLAISLAVFALNLLGDSIRDLTDPRLRGGLG; translated from the coding sequence GTGGCCCGCCAGCCGCTGGGCGCCGCCGGCGCCCTGGTCGTCCTCGGGCTGCTCGCGGTGGCCGTGTGGGCGCCCCGGCTGGCGCCCCACGGTCCCAAGGACGCGGCCTTCGCGCCCTACCTGCCGCCGAGCGCCGAGTTCCTGATGGGCACGGACCAGGTGGGCCGCGACGTGCTGAGCCGGGTGATCTGGGGCGCCCGCCTGTCCCTCTACGTGGGCCTGGCCTCGGTGGTCTTCGGCGTCACCCTGGGGTCGCTCTGGGGCGTGGTCACGGCCTACTTCGGCGGCTTCGCCGACACCGGCAGCCAGCGCGTCGTCGACAGCCTGATGGCGCTCCCGCCGATCATCCTGGCCCTGTCGCTGATGGCGGCGCTCGGCCAGTCGGTGAACAACGTGATCCTGGCCCTGGCCATCCTGCTCACCCCGACCGCGGCGCGGACCCTCCGGGCGGTGGCCCTCGGCGTCGGCGCCTCGCCCTTCATCGAAGCGGCGCAGGCTGCCGGCTGCTCGCACTGGCGCATCATCGCGCGCCACCTGATCCCCAACTGCCTGGCGAGCTACATCGTCCTGATGTCGACCAACGTGTCCTACGCCATCGTGGTGGAGGCCTCGCTCTCCTTCATCGGAGCGGGGGCGCCGCCCGACGAGCCCTCCTGGGGCGGGATGCTGACCGCCGGCATCCAGGCCCTGGAGACGGCGCCCTGGATGGTGTTCTTCCCGGGCCTGGCCATCAGCCTGGCCGTGTTCGCCCTGAACCTTCTCGGGGATTCGATCCGCGACCTCACCGACCCGCGGCTGCGGGGCGGGCTGGGGTGA